A single window of Ictalurus punctatus breed USDA103 chromosome 27, Coco_2.0, whole genome shotgun sequence DNA harbors:
- the LOC108259606 gene encoding high choriolytic enzyme 1 has product MYLIQGIILLLLSISLVQSHSIKALADVTSEETDNSIDQDYFSVSARIERANKNAGKPKGEFTITHGDIAEYTELQNADPCTSRRCKWPRGSDGKVKVPFTISTEYSSSEISVIQRGLASFQNSTCIQFIPRTNEEDFINIISDSGCYSFVGRRGRRQVVSLQRNGCVFHEIIQHELLHALGFHHEQTRSDRDNHVRILLENVIPGQESNFDIVNTNNLNTSYDYNSVMHYSRFAFSRNRRPTIIPIPDNNVPIGRATEMSPNDILRVNRLYCS; this is encoded by the exons ATGTACCTGATTCAAGGCATCATCCTGCTGCTGCTCAGCATCAGTCTAGTTCAGAGTCATTCCATAAAG GCATTGGCTGATGTGACCTCTGAGGAGACTG ATAACAGCATCGACCAGGATTATTTCTCTGTATCTGCCAGAATTGAAAGAGCCAACAAAAATGCTG GAAAGCCAAAGGGTGAATTCACCATTACACATGGTGACATAGCCGAGTACACTGAGCTCCAGAATGCAGATCCATGCACTTCTCGTAGGTGCAAATGGCCCAGGGGCAGTGATGGGAAGGTTAAGGTGCCCTTCACCATTTCCACGGAATATT CATCCTCTGAAATAAGTGTTATCCAGCGTGGGCTGGCCTCCTTCCAAAATTCAACTTGTATCCAATTCATACCTCGCACCAATGAAGAAGACTTCATTAATATAATCTCAGACTCTGG GTGCTACTCTTTCGTGGGTCGCAGGGGTAGAAGACAAGTTGTGTCCCTACAACGCAATGGCTGCGTTTTCCATGAGATCATCCAACATGAGCTTCTCCATGCTCTGGGCTTTCATCATGAGCAGACTCGTAGTGACCGTGACAATCATGTCAGAATCCTCTTGGAAAATGTTATACCTG GACAAGAGTCCAATTTTGACATAGTCAACACCAACAATCTGAACACCTCATATGACTACAATTCTGTCATGCACTATTCAAG GTTTGCTTTCTCCAGGAACAGGCGGCCAACTATCATCCCTATACCAGATAATAACGTTCCCATTGGACGTGCCACTGAGATGAGCCCCAATGACATTCTACGTGTCAACAGGCTCTACTGCAGTTAA